A stretch of the Xiphias gladius isolate SHS-SW01 ecotype Sanya breed wild chromosome 21, ASM1685928v1, whole genome shotgun sequence genome encodes the following:
- the LOC120807469 gene encoding Krueppel-like factor 15 isoform X2, which translates to MVDNFTASEETFLPYSGSPPVYWLSDIVTDLGSYQMMPSPLSEDDLSESSSPRSCSSPDSQVLSSSYSSNSSAESQDSMLDQLLSQASLGGANCVSPGSVVPIPLTSFLWDSWRNEPIKNEPVKEENFDFLNWSNVETEEQLGGSFQPTLEEIEEFLEENMGVVTMKQEIRDGCPGLGVGLEEALGLEVGLELCKEASSEHKLEPEAKYSDQTDPTASTAHLATAASSETKATLVNHTHESSIVVKNASVDKPSSADSGTSDSGMAVILQIQPFQIKQEPTVVPLTPVAQLPQPPPASDIKIAQLLVNIQGQTFALVPHMAPSPNLNVSSKFVRIAPVPIAAKPLGLGDSSAGQGSGILGGSQKFQKNPVADLIKMHKCTFSGCTKMYTKSSHLKAHLRRHTGEKPFACNWQDCGWSSRVLWSCNMRSFSR; encoded by the exons ATGGTAGATAACTTCACAGCCAGCGAGGAGACTTTCCTTCCGTACAGTGGCTCTCCACCAGTCTACTGGTTGTCTGACATAGTGACAGACCTGGGCTCCTACCAGATGATGCCATCACCACTTTCAGAGGATGACCTGAGTGAATCATCCAGCCCTCGTTCCTGCTCCAGCCCAGACTCCCAGGTGCTCAGCTCCAGCTATAGCAGCAACTCCAGTGCTGAGAGCCAGGATAGTATGCTCGACCAACTGCTTTCCCAGGCCTCTTTAGGAGGTGCCAACTGTGTCTCGCCAGGGTCTGTGGTGCCTATACCATTAACCTCTTTCCTCTGGGACTCATGGAGAAATGAGCCCATCAAAAATGAGCCTGTAAAGGAGGAAAATTTTGATTTCCTCAACTGGTCCAATGTGGAGACAGAGGAACAACTTGGAGGGTCCTTCCAGCCCACTCTGGAAGAGATTGAAGAATTCCTTGAGGAGAATATGGGGGTTGTTACAATGAAACAGGAGATCCGGGATGGCTGCCCAGGGTTGGGAGTGGGACTGGAGGAAGCTCTTGGTCTAGAAGTTGGCCTCGAGTTGTGCAAAGAGGCATCCTCTGAACATAAGCTAGAGCCAGAGGCCAAGTATTCAGACCAAACTGACCCCACCGCCAGCACTGCTCACCTGGCCACTGCTGCCTCCAGTGAGACCAAAGCTACCTTAGTTAACCACACACATGAATCAAGCATTGTGGTCAAGAATGCATCTGTCGACAAACCTTCATCGGCAGACAGTGGCACTAGTGATAGTGGGATGGCAGTCATCCTACAGATTCAACCCTTTCAGATCAAGCAGGAGCCCACAGTAGTGCCTCTTACCCCAGTAGCCCAGCTCCCACAGCCTCCCCCAGCCTCAGACATCAAAATTGCGCAGCTACTGGTCAACATCCAGGGTCAGACCTTTGCCCTGGTGCCTCACATGGCGCCCTCCCCTAACCTTAACGTCTCCTCCAAGTTTGTACGCATTGCTCCTGTCCCTATTGCAGCCAAGCCTCTTGGGCTTGGGGATAGCTCTGCCGGCCAGGGATCAGGGATTCTTGGTGGCAGTCAAAAGTTCCAGAAGAATCCAGTGGCGGATCTTAtcaaaatgcacaaatgcactTTTTCTGGCTGCACCAAAATGTACACCAAGAGCAGCCACCTGAAGGCCCACCTGAGGAGGCACACAGGGGAAAAGCCTTTCGCCTGCAACTGGCAAGACTGTGGATGGAG CTCTCGAGTCCTCTGGAGCTGCAATATGAGGTCCTTCTCCCGATAG
- the LOC120807469 gene encoding Krueppel-like factor 15 isoform X1, producing MVDNFTASEETFLPYSGSPPVYWLSDIVTDLGSYQMMPSPLSEDDLSESSSPRSCSSPDSQVLSSSYSSNSSAESQDSMLDQLLSQASLGGANCVSPGSVVPIPLTSFLWDSWRNEPIKNEPVKEENFDFLNWSNVETEEQLGGSFQPTLEEIEEFLEENMGVVTMKQEIRDGCPGLGVGLEEALGLEVGLELCKEASSEHKLEPEAKYSDQTDPTASTAHLATAASSETKATLVNHTHESSIVVKNASVDKPSSADSGTSDSGMAVILQIQPFQIKQEPTVVPLTPVAQLPQPPPASDIKIAQLLVNIQGQTFALVPHMAPSPNLNVSSKFVRIAPVPIAAKPLGLGDSSAGQGSGILGGSQKFQKNPVADLIKMHKCTFSGCTKMYTKSSHLKAHLRRHTGEKPFACNWQDCGWRFSRSDELSRHRRSHSGVKPYQCLVCEKKFARSDHLSKHIKVHRFPRSSRTVRSTN from the exons ATGGTAGATAACTTCACAGCCAGCGAGGAGACTTTCCTTCCGTACAGTGGCTCTCCACCAGTCTACTGGTTGTCTGACATAGTGACAGACCTGGGCTCCTACCAGATGATGCCATCACCACTTTCAGAGGATGACCTGAGTGAATCATCCAGCCCTCGTTCCTGCTCCAGCCCAGACTCCCAGGTGCTCAGCTCCAGCTATAGCAGCAACTCCAGTGCTGAGAGCCAGGATAGTATGCTCGACCAACTGCTTTCCCAGGCCTCTTTAGGAGGTGCCAACTGTGTCTCGCCAGGGTCTGTGGTGCCTATACCATTAACCTCTTTCCTCTGGGACTCATGGAGAAATGAGCCCATCAAAAATGAGCCTGTAAAGGAGGAAAATTTTGATTTCCTCAACTGGTCCAATGTGGAGACAGAGGAACAACTTGGAGGGTCCTTCCAGCCCACTCTGGAAGAGATTGAAGAATTCCTTGAGGAGAATATGGGGGTTGTTACAATGAAACAGGAGATCCGGGATGGCTGCCCAGGGTTGGGAGTGGGACTGGAGGAAGCTCTTGGTCTAGAAGTTGGCCTCGAGTTGTGCAAAGAGGCATCCTCTGAACATAAGCTAGAGCCAGAGGCCAAGTATTCAGACCAAACTGACCCCACCGCCAGCACTGCTCACCTGGCCACTGCTGCCTCCAGTGAGACCAAAGCTACCTTAGTTAACCACACACATGAATCAAGCATTGTGGTCAAGAATGCATCTGTCGACAAACCTTCATCGGCAGACAGTGGCACTAGTGATAGTGGGATGGCAGTCATCCTACAGATTCAACCCTTTCAGATCAAGCAGGAGCCCACAGTAGTGCCTCTTACCCCAGTAGCCCAGCTCCCACAGCCTCCCCCAGCCTCAGACATCAAAATTGCGCAGCTACTGGTCAACATCCAGGGTCAGACCTTTGCCCTGGTGCCTCACATGGCGCCCTCCCCTAACCTTAACGTCTCCTCCAAGTTTGTACGCATTGCTCCTGTCCCTATTGCAGCCAAGCCTCTTGGGCTTGGGGATAGCTCTGCCGGCCAGGGATCAGGGATTCTTGGTGGCAGTCAAAAGTTCCAGAAGAATCCAGTGGCGGATCTTAtcaaaatgcacaaatgcactTTTTCTGGCTGCACCAAAATGTACACCAAGAGCAGCCACCTGAAGGCCCACCTGAGGAGGCACACAGGGGAAAAGCCTTTCGCCTGCAACTGGCAAGACTGTGGATGGAG GTTTTCACGGTCGGATGAGCTGTCTCGACACCGCCGGTCCCACTCGGGGGTCAAGCCCTACCAGTGTCTTGTATGTGAGAAGAAGTTTGCCCGCAGTGACCACCTGTCAAAACACATCAAAGTCCACCGTTTTCCACGAAGCAGCCGGACAGTTCGCTCAACAAACTGA